A genomic segment from Sciurus carolinensis chromosome 1, mSciCar1.2, whole genome shotgun sequence encodes:
- the LOC124994462 gene encoding neuroblastoma breakpoint family member 12-like isoform X1 encodes MVQRRVEKKKNHWLPESQHNQKQVEEEEATDHSMELQESGEMDEVLLDSLDEMYLTPSSCHNLPDSHQPPKSPSSLSEEHVDVDKSHDSGDDNEEESLDLSSLPRELEEEKEKDLLPDEKYFLSCDHPDSSESTEPLTTSLPSDETKVSSALDRAKPRLDARLEVKNPPKLEGG; translated from the exons ATGGTGCAGAGGAGagtggaaaagaagaagaatcacTGGCTTCCAG AAAGTCAACATAATCAGAAGcaagtggaagaggaagaggcaacAGACCACAG CATGGAGCTCCAAGAGAGTGGGGAAATGGATGAAGTGCTGCTGGACTCACTGGATGAGATGTATTTGACTCCTTCCAGTTGCCACAACTTGCCTGACTCCCACCAACCTCCCAAGAGTCCATCCTCGCTCTCTGAAGAGCACGTGGATGTGGATA AATCCCATGACAGTGGGGATGATAATGAAGAGGAGTCACTGGATTTGAG CAGTCTCCCCCGTGAactggaagaggagaaagagaaggacctGCTGCCagatgaaaagtattttttatccTGTGATCATCCTGATTCATCTGAATCAACAGAACCTCTTACAACCTCTCTTCCATCAGATGAGACCAAAGTCAGCTCTGCTCTGGATAGAGCCA agccaCGTCTGGATGCTCGCCTTGAAGTGAAGAACCCTCCCAAGCTCGAGGGTGGTTAG
- the LOC124994462 gene encoding neuroblastoma breakpoint family member 15-like isoform X2, translating to MVQRRVEKKKNHWLPESQHNQKQVEEEEATDHSMELQESGEMDEVLLDSLDEMYLTPSSCHNLPDSHQPPKSPSSLSEEHVDVDKSHDSGDDNEEESLDLSLPRELEEEKEKDLLPDEKYFLSCDHPDSSESTEPLTTSLPSDETKVSSALDRAKPRLDARLEVKNPPKLEGG from the exons ATGGTGCAGAGGAGagtggaaaagaagaagaatcacTGGCTTCCAG AAAGTCAACATAATCAGAAGcaagtggaagaggaagaggcaacAGACCACAG CATGGAGCTCCAAGAGAGTGGGGAAATGGATGAAGTGCTGCTGGACTCACTGGATGAGATGTATTTGACTCCTTCCAGTTGCCACAACTTGCCTGACTCCCACCAACCTCCCAAGAGTCCATCCTCGCTCTCTGAAGAGCACGTGGATGTGGATA AATCCCATGACAGTGGGGATGATAATGAAGAGGAGTCACTGGATTTGAG TCTCCCCCGTGAactggaagaggagaaagagaaggacctGCTGCCagatgaaaagtattttttatccTGTGATCATCCTGATTCATCTGAATCAACAGAACCTCTTACAACCTCTCTTCCATCAGATGAGACCAAAGTCAGCTCTGCTCTGGATAGAGCCA agccaCGTCTGGATGCTCGCCTTGAAGTGAAGAACCCTCCCAAGCTCGAGGGTGGTTAG